The nucleotide sequence GCCTTTGCAAACCCTCACACAGTAAACGGAATCATATTGGTTAATGGAGCGACCCCAACAGATTCGATATGGAAGAATGGAACTCAAGGAACCTCAGATCATTCTGCTGAGTTTTTGGTAAGCAGCTTCTCTGGAGGTGGTGGCGGTGGTGGAGGCGGTGGCGGTGCAGGCTCTGCACCATTGCCTGTGACCCTGCTCAATTTTATTGCCTACAACAATGGAACCCTTAATAGACTCCAATGGAATACAGCAAGTGAATTCAACAATACTGGGTTTGATATTATGAGAAGTACCGATGGCGTGAATTATAGTAAGATAGGATGGATAGAAGGCGGAATCAATAGCACACAGCTTCGCAATTATATATATGATGACAAAAATATATCTCCCAATACGAAATATTATTACCACTTAATTCAGATTGATATAAATGGCAGCGGTACAAATTCAGAGACAAGGGTGATTGCACCTTCTACTGACCTTTCTGTCCATACTTCTGTTTTCCCAAATCCTTTCAATAGCGAGTTAAACATCATTTTATCCTCAAACAATATATCAGAAAACACAATGGTGGAGATCACCGATATATGCGGCAGAATTATATATAATGAAAAGGTTTCTTTGAAGAATGGCACTGCTTATATAAATATGCCAACAGCTCATCTAGCAGCAGGAATATACTTGCTTACCCTCACCACTAACCATGAAGTTCAAACATTGAAATTGGTGAAAGAATAGAGATATTGGGAGGCATCCAATAATTATGAAACAAAAAGATTACATAATGTAACATTTCAAACTATGCAAAGCACTTACTTTGCGGTGCATGAAAACTAAAAAAGCGGCGGCAATCATCATACTCAGCTATTTTTCACTAAAGGCATCCGCACAATTCAAAAAAGAAAACTTCAATTTCCATTACCAGACTACAGTTGTAACACAGAAGAATTTCAAATCGAAGAAGCCTTTAATTAATCCCTATTCATATACTTTCGGCACTAAAGACGAGGTTGCTACCACACTTACCACTTCGGGTTTCTCAGGATGGCGGATTGCCAATAATACCGAAATTTATTTTAATACCGAAATTGCTGCCGGCACAGGACTTAACCTAGCACGTGGCCTTGGTGGCTTCGTGAACGGCGAATCTTTTAGGGTTAGTAATCCAGCTCCTGCGTTTTATATCGCAAGAGTTTATTTGAATCACTATTTTCCACTTACTGCAGAAAGAGAAAATTTGAATGATGGCATCAATCAAGTAAAAGGCAGCAGACCACAAAAATATATCAGGGTATTGGCAGGCAAATTAGCAATGACCGATTTTTTTGACAACAATACTTATAGCCATGACTCTCGTACACAGTTTTTCAATTGGGCATTGATGAGCAGCGGAGCTTGGGATTACCCAGCTAATACAAGAGGATATACTGTTGGTGCAATGATAGAATATAGAAATACACCCAAAAATGTAGCATATAGATTTGCTTGGTCATTACCGCCCAGCACTGCCAACGGCCACAAGCTCGATTATAATATACAA is from Bacteroidota bacterium and encodes:
- a CDS encoding carbohydrate porin, whose translation is MKTKKAAAIIILSYFSLKASAQFKKENFNFHYQTTVVTQKNFKSKKPLINPYSYTFGTKDEVATTLTTSGFSGWRIANNTEIYFNTEIAAGTGLNLARGLGGFVNGESFRVSNPAPAFYIARVYLNHYFPLTAERENLNDGINQVKGSRPQKYIRVLAGKLAMTDFFDNNTYSHDSRTQFFNWALMSSGAWDYPANTRGYTVGAMIEYRNTPKNVAYRFAWSLPPSTANGHKLDYNIQQAMCYTGEVERKFSLFKKDITIRALAFVNRAMMGVYTDATPIISQTPPYIILQHNNYHIKYGYSINSEIKLNDWSGVFMRAGYNDGKTETWVFTEIDGSVSLGYAANGKKWKRKDDYCGIAVLANTLSHEHQNYLKAGGYGFMLGDGSLNYAPEMIAEIYYNFALFNGPIFVSPNYQIIINAGYNKDNHAPNHVIGARVHVRF
- a CDS encoding T9SS type A sorting domain-containing protein, with the protein product AFANPHTVNGIILVNGATPTDSIWKNGTQGTSDHSAEFLVSSFSGGGGGGGGGGGAGSAPLPVTLLNFIAYNNGTLNRLQWNTASEFNNTGFDIMRSTDGVNYSKIGWIEGGINSTQLRNYIYDDKNISPNTKYYYHLIQIDINGSGTNSETRVIAPSTDLSVHTSVFPNPFNSELNIILSSNNISENTMVEITDICGRIIYNEKVSLKNGTAYINMPTAHLAAGIYLLTLTTNHEVQTLKLVKE